The Pseudokineococcus lusitanus genome includes the window CGCGCCGACGCCGACGCCGACCTCCGCGCCCGTGGGGATGAAGGCGGTGCTCGCGAAGACGACGACCATGAGCGCGACGCCCAGCGCGTTGACGCCGAAGGAGAGGACCCGGGCGCGGGAGCGGCGGCCCGCCCCCTCCTCGCGGACGAGCTCGAGGACGCCGCGCTGCCAGTCGCGCACGAGCCGGGCGACGCGCTCGTCGAAGTCCGCGGGCAGGTCGAGCAGGTCGCCGGCGGTGCCGGCCGAGCCGGCCAGCGCCACGGCCTGGGCGCCGGCGGGACGGGCGAGCCAGCGGTCGCGCGTGCGGTCCAGCGCGCCCGCGCAGCGGGCGCGGACGAGGGCGACCACCCCGGTGCGGACGGCGTCGCCCACGGGCTCCGGGCGCGGCGCGGGGCGCCCGCGGACGGCGGCCGAGACCCGGTCGCGCAGCCGCCCGACGGCCGAGTCGAGGTTGCGCAGGAGCTCGCCGGTCCCGACGAACTCCTGCCAGCGCGCGAGCACCTCGCCGCGCAGGAGCGTCCCGTCGGTCAGCTCGCCCTCGAGCTCCTCGCGCCCCTGCGCGAAGGCGGCGACGACGTCGGACCGCAGCGCCTCGAGCGCGGCCGTCTGGGCGGCGGCCGCGCCGAGCGCCGGTGCGGCGGAGGCCGGCACGGCCTCGAGCGCCCCGGTGAGGGTGCGCCGGACGACGGTGGCGCGCCGCCGGGCGTCGCCGGCGAGGTCCTCGAGCCAGCGGCGCAGCGGCGCGACGGCGGCGGCGGGCAGGAGCCCGTCCTCCCCCGTTGCGCCCTCGAGCACGGTGAACAGCGGCGCCGCGCCGAGGCCGCCGTCGCGGAGCATGCCGGCGAGGTCGCCCCGGACCTCGCGCAGGACGTCGGCGTCGCCCGGACCCGAGGGCACGCGGTCGAGCACGACGGCGACGGAGGCGCCCCGCGCGGCGGCGTCGGCCAGCAGCGCCCACGGGACGGCGTCGGCGTAGCGCGACGCCGTCGTCACGAAGAGCCAGAGGTCCGCCGCGCCGAGCAGCTGGGCGGCGAGCGCACGGTTCGCGTCGACGACGGAGTCGACGTCGGGCGCGTCGAGGAGGGCCAGGCCCTGCGGCACCCCGGCGGACGCCACGAGCCGCAGCTCGGCGGGCCCCGGCGCGTCGGCCGACGGCGGGGCGACCTGCTCCTCGGCCCCGGTGGCCCGGGCCAGCGCCGGCAGGACGCGGTCGCCGGTGAACCAGCGCGCGTCCTCGGGGTGGTGCGCGAGGACGGGGGCCCGCGTCGTCGGTCGCAGGGCCCCGGCCACCGAGACCCGCTCGCGCAGCAGCGCGTTGACGAGCGTGGACTTGCCGGCACCCGTCGAGCCGCCGACGACGGCGAGCAGGGGCGCGTCGACGGCCCGCAGCCGCGGGAGGAGGTGGTCGTCGAGCCGGTCCCGCAGGGCGGTCGCGGCGGCACGGCCGCGGGCGCCGTCCGGCAGGTCGAGCGGGAGCCGGAGGTCGGCGAGGCCGGCCCGCAGCTCCTCGAGGGCGCGGACGAGGTCCTCGGTGCCCTGCGCCTCGCTCACGGACCCAGCGTGCCAGCCCGGGGTCGCCCGCCGCTCGCCCACCGGTCCGCCGGGGCCGACCGGGACGGCGTCGCCCTCACCCGTCCGGGCGACGTCCCGGCGTCGACCCCATCCGTCGACGGAAAGGTGCCGAAAGTTCCCGTGCGCACCGCGCCGCTGCCCCCCACACTGGGCGCGCGGGGTGCCGCACCCGGGCGGGGGGCCCGGGGTCGAGCACCGCAGGGGGACGACATGGCACTGCGCTTCACCGGGCCGTCGAGCTGGCCGCGGCCGCGGGACCGGGGGGCACCGCGCACGCCCCCGCCCGGCGCCACCTGCCCGGACGCGCCGCCGCCCGCGCCGCTCGGCGGCTCGACGCACCCGTGGCGGGGGGCGTGGCACCGCATGCGGTCGGGCGTGCGCGCCTGGCGGACGACGGGCACGTGGGCGGACGACAGCGGTGCGGCGGTGCGCCCCCGGCAGGATTCGAACCTGCGACCAAGAGATTAGAAGGCTCCTGCTCTGTCCCCTGAGCTACGAGGGCCGGCACCGGCGAGGGTAGCCGCGCGCCGCGCCCGGCTCAGGCGGGGACCGGTGCCCGGCCGAGGACGGTCGGCCCGCCCGACGGCGCGAGGAAGCGGCGCCGCAGCAGCCACAGGCTGGCGAGCACCCGCTCCTCCTCCGTGCGTGCCTCCTCGTCGACCGGGCGGCCGCGGTGGCGCTCCCGGGCGAAGGCGAGCTCGCAGGCCAGCTCCTGGAACTCGACCATCGCGGCCTCGGCCCCGGGGCCGCCGGCGGCGCGGGCCCACCGCCGCGCCCGACGCCGCTCGGGCAGCGAGGCGACCATCGCCGCCTCCGGCCCGGTGATCCACCCGGCGGCGGCGTACGTGTCGAGGTGCCGCCGCACGACGCGCGACTCGCGGCGGCGGGCCAGCACCGCCAGCACCACCGCGCCGACGAAGACGGGCACCTGCAGGAGCACGTAGACGAGCGGGAACCCGAGACCCCCGGCGACGTCGACGAACGTCGACCCGTTCCACAGCCCGTGCAACGTCACGGCGACGAGCAGGCCGGCGACCGGGAAGAGCCAGCGGGCGGGCCCGCGGCGCGTGAGCGCGAGGCCGATGCCCACGCCGACGGCCATCGTGAAGAGCGGGTGCGCGAAGGGCGACACGACGGCCCGCAGGACGAAGACGACCGCCAGCTCGTCCGTGCCGCCGCCCACGAGCGACCGACTGAAGTAGAGGACGTTCTCGACGAAGGCGAAGCCGATGCCCACCATGCCCGCGTAGACGATGCCGTCCACGACGCCGTCCAGCTCGCGCCGGCGCAGGAGCAGGACGCCGACGACGCCGAGCGCCTTCGCCACCTCCTCCGTCAGCGGTGCGACGACGGCGAGCGTCACGAGCCCGGGCGGGCCGGCGTCGTCGAGCAGCACCGACGCCTGCGTGTTGACCGCCAGCGCGATGGCCGTCGCCACGCCCCCGCCCCAGCCGAGGGCGAACAGCAGCAGGCCCGGCGGCTCGGCCTCGAAGCGGTCGAGCCACAGGAAGGCGGCGCCGACGAGGAGGACGGGCAGCAGCGCGAGGACGAGGGCCACGAGGACCGCCGACGGGCTGGTGTCCTCGACGATGATCCACAGCACACGGGACAGACCGGCGACGATGACGACGGCCAGCACCGTGCCGACGAGGAGCGCCCGAGCGCGGCGGCGACGGCTCCTCGGGGGCCGCGGGGAGGGGACGACGGGTCCGACCGGGGCGACGTCCTCGGCCTCCGCGGCGGTCCCCGCCGGGGCGGGGCCGTCGGCGCCGACCGGGCGGACGTGGTCGCCGCCGGGGGCGCCCTGCTGGCTCATGACGGGGACGCTAGCCGCTGCCGCGGC containing:
- a CDS encoding PrsW family intramembrane metalloprotease: MSQQGAPGGDHVRPVGADGPAPAGTAAEAEDVAPVGPVVPSPRPPRSRRRRARALLVGTVLAVVIVAGLSRVLWIIVEDTSPSAVLVALVLALLPVLLVGAAFLWLDRFEAEPPGLLLFALGWGGGVATAIALAVNTQASVLLDDAGPPGLVTLAVVAPLTEEVAKALGVVGVLLLRRRELDGVVDGIVYAGMVGIGFAFVENVLYFSRSLVGGGTDELAVVFVLRAVVSPFAHPLFTMAVGVGIGLALTRRGPARWLFPVAGLLVAVTLHGLWNGSTFVDVAGGLGFPLVYVLLQVPVFVGAVVLAVLARRRESRVVRRHLDTYAAAGWITGPEAAMVASLPERRRARRWARAAGGPGAEAAMVEFQELACELAFARERHRGRPVDEEARTEEERVLASLWLLRRRFLAPSGGPTVLGRAPVPA
- a CDS encoding GTPase domain-containing protein, with the translated sequence MSEAQGTEDLVRALEELRAGLADLRLPLDLPDGARGRAAATALRDRLDDHLLPRLRAVDAPLLAVVGGSTGAGKSTLVNALLRERVSVAGALRPTTRAPVLAHHPEDARWFTGDRVLPALARATGAEEQVAPPSADAPGPAELRLVASAGVPQGLALLDAPDVDSVVDANRALAAQLLGAADLWLFVTTASRYADAVPWALLADAAARGASVAVVLDRVPSGPGDADVLREVRGDLAGMLRDGGLGAAPLFTVLEGATGEDGLLPAAAVAPLRRWLEDLAGDARRRATVVRRTLTGALEAVPASAAPALGAAAAQTAALEALRSDVVAAFAQGREELEGELTDGTLLRGEVLARWQEFVGTGELLRNLDSAVGRLRDRVSAAVRGRPAPRPEPVGDAVRTGVVALVRARCAGALDRTRDRWLARPAGAQAVALAGSAGTAGDLLDLPADFDERVARLVRDWQRGVLELVREEGAGRRSRARVLSFGVNALGVALMVVVFASTAFIPTGAEVGVGVGAAAVGQRLLEAVFGDAAVRALADRARADLLRRVDELVDGPRVRLLEVLAATGVDEEAPARLERAVAAVVAARRATA